AATTTTTCAGATAGAGAAAAGGCCGGTGCATATTCGATTAGCTTTTGATGTCTCCTTTGGATAGAACAATCCCTTTCATATAGGTGAACGATGTTTCCATAATTGTCGCCGAGAATTTGGACTTCTATATGTTTCGGTGAATCTAAATACTTTTCAATAAATACATCTTCTACACCAAAAGCTTTTTTAGCTTCGCTTTTAGCACTATCTAGGGCTAAAAGCAGTTCATCGGTGTTTCTAACAATTCTCATTCCCCGGCCTCCCCCACCTAGGGCAGCTTTTATAATGACAGGGAAGCCATGGTCTTTAACAAAATTTAAGGCTTCCTCTATCCTTTGTATCGGTTTATCAATCCCAGGGATAACAGGGACTTGGGCATTAATAGCTACTTGCTTTGATGTAATTTTATCCCCCATTTTTTCTAATACTTCAACGGAAGGACCAATGAACTCTAGACCAGCATCCCGACATTTTCTGGCAAACTCAGGGTTTTCTGCTAAAAAGCCGTAACCGGGGTGGATGGCATCTACACCTTTTTTAAGGGCTAAACTTATAATTTCATCGATACTAAGATAAGCTTCTACTGGACCTTTATTTTTCCCAATAAGGTAAGATTCATCTGCTTTAGTGCGGAATAGGGAGGTTTTATCTTCTTCAGAATAAATGGCAACGGTTCTAATACCTAACTCTTTACAAGCCCTAAAAATTCTAATCGCTATTTCTCCCCGGTTAGCAACTAGCACCCTTTTAAATTTTTTGATCTTCTGGGCATCCATAAATCATCACCTCTTTTTTCTTTTACCGTATTAAATCAATGATATTCTAAAATGGAGAAATTTTCAATATTATATTTAATGCCGGAGTTTTCCAATTTATACTACTATTAAATTAAAAGGCAAGATTTATTTTATAATAAACCTTGACGGGATTTTTATCTTATACCATTCAGTACTTTGCTATAGTAATCATTTTCTAGTATTAAACGGGAGAAATAGAATTTGTTTTGAATGATACGGGAAATCCTTTCTACATAATCATCATCTACTTCTACCTCTTCATTAGGGATAAATTTTCTCGTTCGAGCATTATATCTTCCTTTATCGGTAATAAAACTCATGTTACGGAAGAACACTAAAGGTTCAGAATCTGAGAAAATATCCCTTCCCATTAAAAGTCGGGAATCAAATTCAAGTCCCATTAAATTAGAAATAGTAGGAATAATATCTATACCCCATGCCGGATCATCTATCCTTTTAGGTTCCATTCCTTTAACATACATTACCAGTGGACTTTTATGAATATCAAAATCTCGGTCAACATAAAAACCTGATAATTCATCGATAGTATCATGTTCTAAACCATAGGGATAGTGATCTGTACTCATTACAATTAAAGTCCTTTCAGCGATACCCGCTTCTTCTAATCTTTCCAGGAGATATTCTAAAGCCTTATCTAATTCAATCTGAGTTGCTAAATATGCCTTGGCTTGAGTAGATAATGGTAGATGTTCTACTAATTTCCGATTTTTCATAGCCATATTGTTCCCTATGAAGTTGTACTGTAAATGACCGCTTACTGTCATATAGTAAGCATGGAAAGGTTCATTGTTGATATATTCATCAACTGTTACCTCCATCATTTCCAGGTCTGATGCTGGCCATACCCTTTTTACATCTAAGCCATTGCCAATTCCTTTATAATCGTAACCCATATTAGGATGGGATAGATGTCGACCGTAGTAGGTATAGGTGTGGTTATGGTAAGCCACCGTTTTATAACCTAGATTCTTTAATTGATTCCCCATAACAAAGGGTAGGGAAATGTTGGAAGAAGCCCTAAAACTCCAAACACCACTTTTAGGTATTAAACTGGTAAGCCCCATATATTCTCCGTCAGAGGTACTGACATCCCAAAGGGGAACATAGAAGTTAGGGAAATAAAAGCCTTCATGGACCAGCTTATATAAAGTAGGGGTTATTTCTTTATTTATAGCAAAGGGTGCTAATGATTCGGCAGTTATCAAAATTAAGTTATATCCTTGGAAAATTCCGGTATATTCATTTTTAGCGGTAGGTTGAAGGTTTTTAAAATACTCATGCATTAACCTAATGGTTTCATCTTTCTCCTTTTCAATTAGATAATCAAAATCGATGTTTAGTACATTATATTCCCTTTCTTTTGGCTCATCATTATCATCTGGATCATCATCGCCGGTATCTACTGGATCTGGGATAAAAACATCTACCACAGGGGTCCAGTTGGTTATCATCCTTTGTAAATCTAAGCGAATAGTAGTTAGCAGTCCTAAATTTTGCACAGAAAGGAGAGGATTACTATTTTTAAAGTAGAGATCATAAGGAGAATTGGTATATCTTCCCCCTTTATATACTGCCAACACTCCTGAAAGGTGTGTTAATATGATCAGTAAAACTAGCAAAAACTTAAGGTTGTATTTGATAGTTTTGCTAGAAATTATTTTTTTCCCTAGGAAAAATAAAATTAAAGCTGGGGTGAAAACTAAAATTACCCACTGGAGGTTTTTCCCTGTTACTAACAAAATATCTTTCCAAAAATCGCTGACTTGCCCGGCATTACTAGCAGAATATAAGTGATAGAAAGTCCTGAAGAACTGGTAATAAATTATTTGGGATGAGTAGATAATTGCTAAAACTACCAGAAAGATTACGGCAACAGCATGTTTAAGGAATTTTTTACTAAAAAAATTTAAAATTAAAAAAAATGCTGTTGCAAAAGAAAGGTTAAAGAGCAAAGAAATAAAAAAACCATAGGATAAAATAGATTTTACAGTAGTTATTCTCAGAATAAATTCCATAGTAAATAGGGAAAAGATCAAGTAAAATAATGTTTTAAAAGGTTTCATAATATTCTCACCTCAAGTTTAAGTACCTATAATTTTTTTCTTATGTTAATAATAAACTAAATTTATTAACAATTTTTTAAGGTGAAAGATAAAAATAAGTCCAATTAATTCCTTGAATGGAGTTAATTGGAACACTGACAGGCCTGTTTAATGTATTGCTTGAATATCAACATGTAATAAGCGATTTTTAGTTAAATGCTTCTGTACTTCTTTTATTTTCCCAGTAATTTCTCTATCTTCCAATTGGATAGTGATTTGATTTTTTAAACGACATTTTTCCAAAACCTTTCTTAGAGCTTGTTCTTCGAATTCAACATGGATCGTTTTTGAGTTACTGCCATAAATTACTCCAGGTATAAATCCTTTTGCTTTTTTACCTACTTCTCGCCTTCTTCCAATTAACAATACTGGGAGCATTTCTAATCCCCTCCTATTAACTTTTCTCCGTAAATTTTATTAAGATTCTTGAAATTTATGCATATTTAATAAAAAACCCTCAATTATCTTTTGGATAATTGAGGGTTATAAATTACTCTGGATTTCCTTCATTTATGGTATCTGTATTTTCGTCTAAATTATTATCAACTTCTAAAATTTCACCAATAATTTCTTCAGTTGAATTTTTTAGAGTTATATTAGCTGAAATTGGTAAATCTTTCACCTTGATAAAATCGCCTTTTTGTTTATCACTGACATCTACAATAATTTTTTCGGGAATATCTTCTAGTTTTCCTTTTACCTCAATTTCAGTTTTAAAGGTTTGTAAAATCAGCCTTTTTTGATGTAATTCCTCTATTCCTGTAAAAATAATTGGAACATCTAAATTAATTATCTCATCTTTAGGAACTACATGAACATCCATATGAATAGGCTTTT
This DNA window, taken from Anaerobranca gottschalkii DSM 13577, encodes the following:
- a CDS encoding LTA synthase family protein, translating into MKPFKTLFYLIFSLFTMEFILRITTVKSILSYGFFISLLFNLSFATAFFLILNFFSKKFLKHAVAVIFLVVLAIIYSSQIIYYQFFRTFYHLYSASNAGQVSDFWKDILLVTGKNLQWVILVFTPALILFFLGKKIISSKTIKYNLKFLLVLLIILTHLSGVLAVYKGGRYTNSPYDLYFKNSNPLLSVQNLGLLTTIRLDLQRMITNWTPVVDVFIPDPVDTGDDDPDDNDEPKEREYNVLNIDFDYLIEKEKDETIRLMHEYFKNLQPTAKNEYTGIFQGYNLILITAESLAPFAINKEITPTLYKLVHEGFYFPNFYVPLWDVSTSDGEYMGLTSLIPKSGVWSFRASSNISLPFVMGNQLKNLGYKTVAYHNHTYTYYGRHLSHPNMGYDYKGIGNGLDVKRVWPASDLEMMEVTVDEYINNEPFHAYYMTVSGHLQYNFIGNNMAMKNRKLVEHLPLSTQAKAYLATQIELDKALEYLLERLEEAGIAERTLIVMSTDHYPYGLEHDTIDELSGFYVDRDFDIHKSPLVMYVKGMEPKRIDDPAWGIDIIPTISNLMGLEFDSRLLMGRDIFSDSEPLVFFRNMSFITDKGRYNARTRKFIPNEEVEVDDDYVERISRIIQNKFYFSRLILENDYYSKVLNGIR
- a CDS encoding 50S ribosomal protein L25, with translation MGEIVLKAERRLKKKTGYLPGVVYGKNFSSTPVNFDFNKVKKLLNIAGEKAKIQLDFENKKFYGVIKEVQWDLLNKEKPIHMDVHVVPKDEIINLDVPIIFTGIEELHQKRLILQTFKTEIEVKGKLEDIPEKIIVDVSDKQKGDFIKVKDLPISANITLKNSTEEIIGEILEVDNNLDENTDTINEGNPE